AATTGAGTTTTCCATATTAGGCAAATAAGCTAGATTAGAAAACATGGTAAatcccagaaaaagaaaaatctaagAAAGAAGCACACACAAAAGACAGAGCAGATCTCATCCTTAGCACACCATTGCTAATTCAAAGTCTCAGATGCTCACATCTTGAAAAATAACTTGACTACACATTTGCATTATGATGAAGATTATTTCAATgaataaagataataaaaacATCAAATGTACCTGAAGCACAGTATAATTGTATGAAATCTAATGCAAAGGGATTACAGCTGTGGTAATATATAGCTTCAAGAATGCATTTCCATCAACATCTCAGAGCCCGGTGCTTAAATCATTACTCCCCACAACCACGTAGCAATGAACACCACACATCCActgcaaatgaaaaaaaatattacactCAGAACTATGGCACTCTAAACAACTGGCCACAAATACATACCATACCATCATCAGACCAATTTGACATCAAATGCCAAACCCCCAGTAAAGGAAAATAGAGGTGTTTATGAAAAAACATTTAAGAAATAAAGTAGGATAGCCAATCAGTCGAAAATAAATAGCATAACAATGAATGTAACGAAAGCTGAGACCCAAATGAATAAGCAAGGCTCGAACTGATTGcgcaaatttgaatcacatttagggtcaaattctaTTTGGTTGCATATCTGAACATTAAATGGTGAATGTAATAAGTAAATGCATATACATCATATATATGCACGTATATGTGCGTGTGAGAGAAAGATAAATTGAAAACAATAcaacagaaaaaaaatacattattaGCAATCACTATCGaacaaaaacaactaaaaattcaataaaaatttctCCGAGAAAAGATATCTATAGAAataactagagagagagagagagagagagagagagagagagagagagagagagagaggatggtTTTGTTGATGATGTCAACAACTAGTCCAGCAAAAATGATAGAAAAGGCTCCTAATTACAATCCACAGAGACTGAACATAGACTTATCGAGAATATGGTTAGTATTTGATGACTAGTACAGCAAAAATGATTGAAAAGGCTCCTAATTACAATCCACAGAAACTGAATATAGACTTATCGAGAATATGGTTAGTATTTTATCTGACTCGTTTAGAAACAAACAATCGAGCTTGAAATCATCTGTTTTCAGTGCATCACTGTTTATTCACGAATTACATAAGCTAGTGTTCCATATATATAAAGGGTGGTGccatccacacacccctttttacctcTAACACACCCCTCTCAATTTCTGGCCATCAAAACAAATGAATTgtagaagatcaaatgacagaaattaacaacaGGTGTGTGGAAGGTACAAATTCTTGTAGTTTTACTGTTTGCATGttgtcaaataaaattttccagaCAAGCATGTGTTGTCTGTAATGATGTTTTAATTATCTTACAATTGTGAAATTGCGTGAAAACCTAAGACCATAGTTTCTCAACAACTAACAACAAACATTTGCAACATGAAAATTCACCAACACTTTGGtgtaaaaggaaaagagaaagaacCTCACCTGCAAAAgttgatttttctttctctaATTAGCATGCAGTAACAATAGGACTTGAACTCCAGGATTCGTTCTGTTGGACTAAGAATACCAAACAGTCCAAGTTTTCTTAGTTGATGGTGTTGAGTCTTCAATCGAATAAAGGCTCCTTGACAAGAAGATTAACTTTTTCGTTTAAAAATTTGAGTACAtcttctcttccttcttttaTCAGCAACTGCCTTAATCTCCCAAAAGTCACACCTGCTGGCCGAATCCCCTTCTCTATCATCTCTTCCAGTAAGACACAAGCCTTTGAAGCATTTCCCTTCTCACAAAATCCATTTATAAGGACCGAATATGTGTGCATGCTTGGGACAAACTGCTTCAACTTCATGTACTTCCAGACTTTATGAGCCATCTTCAACTCATCTCTCTCACAAAACATCTTTATCATCATTGTATACGTATCTGCATCTGGCTCACATACTTTGATCATTTTGCGGAAGACACTAAATGCCTCCTCAGTTTCTTCACGGTCAATCAAACTATTTAAAATGATATTGCAAGTCCTCGAATTGGGAGTAACGCCTTTGGAATTCATATCGTTTAAGACCCTATAGACGTTCTTGAACTTGTTAGCCTTACAAAAAGCGCCGATCAAGGCATTGTACACAACCACATCAGCCCTTATTCCATTCCTTTCCATCTCCAAGAATGCAGCAACAGCATCTTCAATCCTGTTTTCAACCCCATACGTATGCACCAAAACACTATAAATAAAAGACGTCGGTGTACAACCACCATCATCCATGCCCCGAACAATATCAATAGCTTCATCCACCCTCCCTGCCTTGCAAAGAACATCAACCATGATACCATAAGTCACTATATCAGGATTGCAACCCGCATCAATCATTTCTCTGAACACCTCCCTCGCTTTAGGCAAATTCGGATCCTTCCCCCATCCGCCGATCAATATACTATAGGTCTTTGAGTCTGGCTCAAACCGATCCTTCATTTTATCAAAAACCTCCTGAGCCTTCCTCACATTCTTGGACTTACACAGAGCACTCAGCAGGCCATTGAACGCTGCTAAATTCGGAGCACAATCATACTTCTCCATAACATTAAATGTATAAAGTGCTTCCTCAACCTTCTGTGCCCTAGCATACTTCCTCATAATGATTCCAAACGTCTCCATATTCTGAATCCTCTTCGCCCTCATCGAGTTCACAAGATCCCACATGATCTGGTACTGCCTGATCTTGGCCAAAGATTCAATCATAGCATGGTAGGCCTTAACACTATGCGAATAATTTCGCTGCGTTGCCGCCCACCCAAAGAACCGGTATGCAACCATACCGGCATTGTTGAATCTCATGAGAACTTCCTCTACCATTTCGGGTGAAATTCGAATCCCGGTTTGGTCAAGGGCGGTATCAAGAGCAAGTGTTGGGCAGGACATCATGATTTTGCAAATTCTTTTTGTTGGGTCGGAAAATTGCCTCATGGGTTCTGTTGAACAGTAATTCCGGGTCAATTTCATCAACCCAAAACCTAATCTTTCCCCACATTTTTGCAATTTTATtgccatgtttttgggaatCCGATTGAAAAATCAAGTCACCTGGATCATTTGAAATCTAAAGTTAGTGAAATCAAACATCATTTAACTATTCAaatagggaactgttattagcactccaaaaatctcattctacactcctatAAGTGTCTTTATTCTTTATAagtatagaaaatttggagtgcaaaatgagatttttggagtgctaataacaattcccatcaAATAGTGGGAATACATTAACAAATTAGGAccaacaaatttaatttttgaaaattgaaaataaattaagaaaaataataagacTTTTTGAAATTTCCT
This genomic stretch from Pyrus communis chromosome 2, drPyrComm1.1, whole genome shotgun sequence harbors:
- the LOC137726233 gene encoding pentatricopeptide repeat-containing protein At1g77360, mitochondrial-like; the protein is MAIKLQKCGERLGFGLMKLTRNYCSTEPMRQFSDPTKRICKIMMSCPTLALDTALDQTGIRISPEMVEEVLMRFNNAGMVAYRFFGWAATQRNYSHSVKAYHAMIESLAKIRQYQIMWDLVNSMRAKRIQNMETFGIIMRKYARAQKVEEALYTFNVMEKYDCAPNLAAFNGLLSALCKSKNVRKAQEVFDKMKDRFEPDSKTYSILIGGWGKDPNLPKAREVFREMIDAGCNPDIVTYGIMVDVLCKAGRVDEAIDIVRGMDDGGCTPTSFIYSVLVHTYGVENRIEDAVAAFLEMERNGIRADVVVYNALIGAFCKANKFKNVYRVLNDMNSKGVTPNSRTCNIILNSLIDREETEEAFSVFRKMIKVCEPDADTYTMMIKMFCERDELKMAHKVWKYMKLKQFVPSMHTYSVLINGFCEKGNASKACVLLEEMIEKGIRPAGVTFGRLRQLLIKEGREDVLKFLNEKVNLLVKEPLFD